A region of Haliotis asinina isolate JCU_RB_2024 chromosome 9, JCU_Hal_asi_v2, whole genome shotgun sequence DNA encodes the following proteins:
- the LOC137296556 gene encoding uncharacterized protein F54H12.2-like produces MDDFNAVAQNVNAGLVARWRVIQVELTGRLHCDLFLQDRYLVDGVPIKLELIRSPSDFYLMSAGDVECRLELTKADFHKDQLVGGQLPIRLVLGLVDNDAFAGSKEKNQFHFKHNNVTSLKPKLNGQEVHGTEIQSDFQNNSGSLKKLYMNLFRNTGHLCQEHPCNLTLDEFRNGFTLWVVDLTADLGADECHNYPRHTGKLGLELQFAEPLSRPVTLVCYEEYEAYLKLIGSAML; encoded by the coding sequence ATGGATGACTTCAATGCCGTCGCTCAGAATGTCAATGCAGGACTCGTCGCACGATGGCGGGTCATTCAAGTGGAACTGACAGGCCGTCTCCACTGTGACCTGTTTCTGCAAGACCGGTACCTGGTGGATGGCGTCCCCATCAAACTAGAACTGATTCGGAGCCCGAGTGATTTCTACTTGATGAGTGCTGGAGATGTGGAATGTCGACTTGAACTGACTAAAGCCGATTTCCACAAAGATCAACTGGTGGGAGGACAACTGCCCATACGCTTGGTGTTGGGACTGGTGGACAACGATGCTTTTGCCGGCAGCAAGGAAAAGAACCAGTTCCATTTCAAGCACAACAACGTGACCAGTCTCAAACCGAAACTCAATGGCCAGGAAGTGCATGGCACAGAAATCCAAAGTGACTTTCAGAACAACAGTGGCTCGCTCAAAAAGTTGTACATGAACCTGTTTCGCAACACGGGACACCTGTGCCAAGAACATCCCTGCAACCTCACCCTAGACGAGTTCAGGAACGGATTCACACTGTGGGTGGTGGATTTGACGGCGGATCTGGGAGCAGACGAATGTCATAACTACCCACGACACACGGGAAAGTTGGGACTCGAACTCCAGTTTGCAGAACCCTTATCTCGTCCGGTCACCCTCGTCTGCTACGAGGAATACGAAGCGTATTTGAAACTGATCGGTTCCGCAATGCTTTGA